One region of Hoeflea sp. 108 genomic DNA includes:
- a CDS encoding NADAR family protein: MKSRPGGAGSPKQVKQFGREVRGFDATLWDREKGRIVAAGNKHKFGQNPALRDFLLSTGDAILVEASPVDAVWGIGLAADEERAGDPLRWRGENLLGFALMEVRDGLRG; this comes from the coding sequence ATGAAATCGCGTCCAGGAGGTGCTGGAAGTCCAAAACAGGTCAAGCAGTTCGGCAGAGAGGTGCGGGGGTTCGACGCCACTCTCTGGGACCGTGAGAAAGGTCGCATCGTAGCGGCAGGCAACAAGCACAAGTTCGGACAGAACCCGGCATTGCGCGACTTCCTGCTCTCGACCGGAGACGCCATTCTGGTCGAGGCAAGCCCTGTCGATGCCGTATGGGGCATTGGTCTTGCCGCCGACGAGGAGCGTGCAGGCGATCCGCTCCGGTGGCGCGGAGAAAATCTCCTGGGGTTTGCACTCATGGAGGTGCGCGACGGACTGCGCGGCTGA
- a CDS encoding DUF1636 family protein, translating to MGDASGGDADTRVSEVTILVCSSCRDETGSDAHPRAGAKLAEHARLAAEGAIAVRTVECLGNCKRRLSAALIRDGSWSYVFGDLATTSGEDLVTGARLFATSTDGLIPWRGRPDSLKRGLVARIPPLALIKEDT from the coding sequence ATTGGAGACGCATCCGGCGGTGACGCCGACACGCGCGTTTCCGAGGTGACGATTCTCGTCTGCTCCTCCTGTCGCGATGAAACCGGCTCGGACGCCCATCCGCGCGCCGGCGCCAAACTTGCCGAACACGCCCGCCTCGCTGCCGAGGGCGCCATCGCCGTCCGTACCGTCGAGTGCCTAGGCAACTGCAAGCGCCGCCTCAGCGCGGCGCTGATCCGCGACGGTTCATGGAGCTATGTCTTCGGCGATCTCGCAACAACGTCGGGCGAAGACCTCGTCACCGGCGCAAGGCTCTTCGCCACCTCGACCGACGGCCTGATCCCATGGCGCGGCCGTCCCGACAGCCTCAAGCGCGGCCTCGTCGCGCGCATCCCACCACTTGCTCTCATCAAGGAAGACACATGA
- the cobW gene encoding cobalamin biosynthesis protein CobW — MTASVERVPCTVVTGFLGAGKTTLLRNILENSKGKRLAIIVNEFGDVGIDGEILKGCGVDACPEENIVELANGCICCTVADDFVPALDQILSRTPKVDHILIETSGLALPKPLVQAFQWPSVKSRVTVDGVIAVVDGPALAEGKVASDMEALAAQRVADDSLDHDDPVEEVFEDQVACADLIILSKSDLLDEAGHARASAIVGEHLARAVKIVPSAHGKVDPSVLLGLGLAVEDDIENRKTHHDGAFDHEHDDFDTFVIEIPSIANPDELAKRVATAAEEENVLRVKGFVDVGGKPMRLLVQAVGPRVNHYYDRAWSAEDDRRSRLVVIGLKGLDRLAIERILVG; from the coding sequence ATGACCGCCTCCGTCGAACGCGTTCCCTGCACCGTCGTCACCGGCTTTCTCGGCGCCGGCAAGACCACGCTTTTGCGCAACATCCTTGAGAACTCCAAGGGCAAGCGTCTCGCCATCATCGTCAACGAGTTCGGCGATGTCGGCATCGACGGCGAGATTCTGAAAGGCTGCGGCGTCGACGCCTGCCCCGAAGAAAACATCGTCGAACTGGCCAATGGCTGCATCTGCTGCACCGTCGCCGACGATTTTGTCCCAGCCCTCGACCAGATTCTGTCGCGCACGCCGAAGGTCGACCACATCCTGATCGAGACCTCGGGCCTCGCTCTGCCGAAGCCCCTGGTCCAGGCCTTCCAGTGGCCATCGGTGAAGAGCCGCGTCACCGTCGATGGCGTCATCGCCGTTGTCGACGGCCCGGCTCTCGCCGAAGGCAAGGTCGCCTCCGACATGGAGGCCCTCGCCGCCCAGCGCGTTGCCGATGATTCGCTCGACCATGACGACCCGGTCGAGGAAGTGTTCGAGGACCAGGTCGCCTGCGCCGACCTCATCATCCTGTCCAAGAGCGACCTGCTCGACGAAGCCGGCCACGCTCGCGCCAGCGCCATCGTCGGCGAGCATCTCGCCCGCGCCGTCAAGATCGTGCCGTCGGCGCATGGCAAGGTCGACCCGTCGGTGCTGCTCGGCCTCGGCCTCGCCGTCGAGGACGACATCGAGAACCGCAAGACCCATCACGACGGCGCCTTCGACCACGAGCACGACGATTTCGACACCTTCGTCATCGAGATCCCCTCGATCGCCAACCCCGACGAACTGGCCAAGCGCGTCGCCACCGCCGCCGAAGAAGAGAACGTGCTGCGCGTGAAGGGCTTCGTCGATGTCGGCGGCAAGCCGATGCGCCTGCTCGTCCAGGCCGTCGGCCCACGCGTCAACCACTACTATGACCGCGCCTGGAGCGCTGAGGACGACCGCCGCTCGCGCCTGGTCGTGATCGGCCTCAAGGGCCTCGACCGCCTGGCCATCGAGCGCATCCTGGTCGGCTGA